Within the Devosia lucknowensis genome, the region GTTACCGGTCCTCAGGACATTGGTCGCACCGATATTGCCCGATCCGATGGCACGGATATCGCCCAGCCCCGCCGCCCGTGTGAGGATCAATCCGAACGGGATCGAGCCAGAGAGATAACCCAGCACCGCAGCCAGGATGAGCGGCAGAATGTCGGCGGCCATGGTTGGAGCCCTCCTCGTAACCTTTTGCCAATGGATACAGTCTCTGTCGCCTTTGTCACAAGAGGGACACGAGAATTGCGCACCACCCATTCAGCAAGGCGGTTTGGCAATTGGGCTGCGATGACCTACATATTGGGCAACTCTCAAGAACAAGAATAATGGCCAAGACTCCAAAACCAAAAAACACATCCGGACCCAAGCGCCCGCGTCTCTCCGCGGCTGACCGGTTGCCCACGCGCGAGCAACTGCTCGAAGCCCTGGCGCAGGAAGACGACATCAAGGGCAAGCGAGACCTGGCGAAGGTCTTCGGCATTCGCGGCGATCTGCGTCGGCCCTTCAAGGCAATGCTGGCCGAACTGGAGGGCGAAGGCGTCATTACCCGCACCCGCAAGGCGTTGCGGCGGACGGCCGCCCTGCCCCATGTCACGGTGCTGGACATCCCTTCCGATGCCGATCCGGACAATCTTCACGCCTTCCCCGCCCAATGGAATCCGGAAGAAGGCGAAATGCCGCGCGTTCGCGTGCTGACCGGCCGCGATGTCCGCGTCGTGCCGGCGCCCGGCGACCGGATACTCGCGCGCATCGATGCTGGCGAGGACGCGATTCCCGACTACACCGCCCGCCCGATGAAGGTCCTCGACAAGCCTCGTCGCGGCCAGATCGGCATTGTCCGCAAGGATGACGACGGCGCGCGCCTCATACCGGTCGACCGCAAGCAGAAGGAAATGCGCATCGCCCTCGGCGACCTCGGCGACGCCAGCGATGGCGATTTGGTCGAAGTGGAGGTGCTCTTCTCCGGCCGGCTGATGATTCCGCGCGCCAAGGTCACCAAGGTGGTCGGCAATCCCAATTCCGAAGGCGCGGTTTCGCTGATTGCCATCCACAATCTTGAAATCCCGCACGTCTTTCCGCAAAGCGTCATTCGCGAGGCGGAGGAAGCCAGGGAGGCGACGCTCAGAGGTCGCGAGGACTGGCGCGAGCTGCCGCTGATCACCATCGATCCGGCCGATGCCAAGGACCACGACGACGCCGTTCACGCCGCTCCGGACGACGACTCTGCAAATCCGGGAGGCTTCGTGGTCACGGTCGCCATAGCCGACGTCGCCGCCTACGTGCGTCCTGGCTCCGCGCTCGACCGCGAAGCCTATACCCGCGGCAACTCGGTCTACTTCCCCGACCGTGTCGTGCCCATGCTGCCCGAGCGGATTTCCAATGAGCTCTGCTCGCTCAAGGAAGGGGTGCCCCGCGCTGCCCTCGCCGTTCGCATGGTGATGGGTGCCGATGGTCGCAAGCGCAGCCACAGTTTTCATCGCATCCTGATGCGCTCGGCCGCCAAGCTGAGCTACCAGCAAGCTCAGGCTGCCATCGATGGCAACGCCGATGATCAGACTGGCCCACTGCTCGATCCCATCCTGCGCCCCCTCTGGGACGCCTATGCCGCGATGGCAAGGGCGCGGGACCAGCGGGGTCCGCTCGATCTCGACCTGCCTGAGCGCAAGATCCTGCTCGACGACAAGGGCATGGTGCGCGACATCCACGTTCCCGAGCGGCTCGACGCCCATCGCCTAATCGAGGAGATGATGATCGCGGCAAACGTCGCGGCAGCGGAAACGCTCGAACAGAAGCGCTCGGAACTGCTCTATCGCGTGCACGACGAGCCATCGTCTGAAAAGCTCCAGGCGCTCCGCGAATTCCTTGGCAGCCTCGATATTTCAGTCAAGAAGTCGGACAGCGTTCGCGCCAGCGATTTCAACGGCATCCTCGCCCAGGCCCGCAAGGCCGGGAACATCGAGCAGGTCAGTGAAATGGTACTGCGCTCGCAGGCTCAGGCCGAGTATTCGGCCGAGAACTACGGCCACTTCGGCCTGCATCTCGATCGCTACGCTCATTTCACCTCGCCCATACGGCGCTATGCCGACCTCATCGTACACCGCGCCCTGGTGCGCGCCCTGGGTCTCGGTGACGATGGACTGACGGATCAGGAAGCGACAAAGCTTCCGGGAATCGCGCAGCACATCTCCGCCACGGAACGGCGGGCCATGCTGGCGGAGCGGGAAACATCCGACCGGCTCCTCGCGCAGTTCCTGGCCGAGCGCATTGGCGCGCGCTTCATGGGACGGATTTCCGGCGTCACCCGCTCCGGTCTTTTTATCCGGCTGCTCGAAACCGGCGCCGACGGCTTCATTCCCGCCTCGACCCTCGGCCAGGACTATTATCGCTATGTGGAAGAGCGGCAGGCCATGATCGGTGAGCGCACAGGTGAAACCTTCACCCTGGGGGACCGCGTCGAGGTCCGTCTGCTCGAGGCCGCACCCGTCGCCGGAGCACTGCGATTTGAGCTCCTTTCCGAGGGCAAGCGCGGCAATCCGCCATCTGGAAAGCGTCTGCGCAAGGGCGCATCTAAGAGCTTCGGCCCCCGAAGCTCGAAATCATCGGGTCGAAGGAAGAGGTAACTGATGTCGGATCAGGTCCGCGCTCTCGAACAACGCAGCATTTCCCAGGCCATGTGGCGCGGCACCCTTTGCCGCTGTCCTCATTGCGGCCAGGGCAAGATGTTCCGTGCCTATCTCAAGACCGTTGATCAATGCGACGCCTGCGGCGAGACGTTGAGCCATCATCGTGCGGACGAT harbors:
- the rnr gene encoding ribonuclease R codes for the protein MAKTPKPKNTSGPKRPRLSAADRLPTREQLLEALAQEDDIKGKRDLAKVFGIRGDLRRPFKAMLAELEGEGVITRTRKALRRTAALPHVTVLDIPSDADPDNLHAFPAQWNPEEGEMPRVRVLTGRDVRVVPAPGDRILARIDAGEDAIPDYTARPMKVLDKPRRGQIGIVRKDDDGARLIPVDRKQKEMRIALGDLGDASDGDLVEVEVLFSGRLMIPRAKVTKVVGNPNSEGAVSLIAIHNLEIPHVFPQSVIREAEEAREATLRGREDWRELPLITIDPADAKDHDDAVHAAPDDDSANPGGFVVTVAIADVAAYVRPGSALDREAYTRGNSVYFPDRVVPMLPERISNELCSLKEGVPRAALAVRMVMGADGRKRSHSFHRILMRSAAKLSYQQAQAAIDGNADDQTGPLLDPILRPLWDAYAAMARARDQRGPLDLDLPERKILLDDKGMVRDIHVPERLDAHRLIEEMMIAANVAAAETLEQKRSELLYRVHDEPSSEKLQALREFLGSLDISVKKSDSVRASDFNGILAQARKAGNIEQVSEMVLRSQAQAEYSAENYGHFGLHLDRYAHFTSPIRRYADLIVHRALVRALGLGDDGLTDQEATKLPGIAQHISATERRAMLAERETSDRLLAQFLAERIGARFMGRISGVTRSGLFIRLLETGADGFIPASTLGQDYYRYVEERQAMIGERTGETFTLGDRVEVRLLEAAPVAGALRFELLSEGKRGNPPSGKRLRKGASKSFGPRSSKSSGRRKR